One Eleginops maclovinus isolate JMC-PN-2008 ecotype Puerto Natales chromosome 22, JC_Emac_rtc_rv5, whole genome shotgun sequence DNA segment encodes these proteins:
- the pla2g12b gene encoding group XIIB secretory phospholipase A2-like protein isoform X2 → MLLRTVLLLTLCVSTGMCATLGHYLVQVKEEEALAVESVTHGVVEAASVSTAEDVAHSDPKEDDPPAEEEHVAPSDPKEEDPPVKKEDVAPADPEEDDSPANEELVALADPKEDDSPANEELVALADPKEDDSPAEEEHVALADPKEEDQSTNEEHVAPADPKADDPQVDEEPEANTNVGDNPAAGEPEVDVPEADGAAAEEPETGSDEAARDAPAVETLTEDEGEAVPQDPTSPPEAEEDNNIKPVQTEPSQTAEEEEEEKEEEENSWGFNSIRNSFQSMHGYFSSLVELAGGRDGVCQYRCKYGGIPKPRPGYQLPEPNGCSSSLVGFQLDLGIPAMTKCCDKLDMCYDTCGASKNDCDSEFRLCVHGICSDLKKSLGFVSKVQACESMADALHSTVGTLGCRPYMNSQRAACVCEGEERDEL, encoded by the exons ATGCTGCTCCGGACTGTGCTTCTGCTCACCTTATGTGTGTCCACAGGCATGTGTGCCACTTTAGGCCACTACCTGGTTCAAGtcaaggaggaggaggctctTGCTGTGGAGTCTGTCACTCATGGGGTTGTGGAAGCTGCATCTGTAAGCACAGCTGAAGATGTAGCTCATTCAGATCCAAAAGAAGATGATCCacctgcagaggaagaacaTGTAGCTCCTTCAGATCCCAAAGAAGAGGATCCACCTGTGAAAAAGGAAGATGTAGCTCCTGCAGATCCTGAAGAAGATGATTCACCTGCGAATGAAGAACTTGTAGCTCTGGCAGATCCCAAAGAAGATGATTCACCTGCGAATGAAGAACTTGTAGCTCTGGCAGATCCCAAAGAAGATGATTCACCTGCGGAAGAGGAACATGTAGCTCTGGCAGATCCCAAAGAAGAGGATCAATCTACGAATGAGGAACATGTAGCTCCTGCAGATCCAAAAGCTGATGATCCACAGGTGGATGAGGAACCTGAAGCAAATACCAATGTTGGGGACAACCCAGCAGCTGGGGAACCAGAAGTGGATGTCCCTGAAGCAGAtggtgcagcagcagaagagcCAGAGACAGGCAGTGATGAGGCTGCTCGAGACGCCCCTGCTGTGGAAACTCTTACTGAAGATGAAGGTGAAGCAGTCCCCCAAGATCCAACTTCTCCTCCTGAGGCAGAGGAGGACAACAACATCAAACCAGTCCAGACAGAGCCGTCCCAGAccgcagaagaagaagaagaagaaaaagaagaagaagaaaacagctGGGGCTTCAACTCAATTAGAAACAGTTTTCAGTCTATGCATGGATACTTCAGCTCCCTGGTGGAGCTTGCGGGGGGACGCGATGGTGTGTGTCAGTACCGCTGCAAATATG gAGGGATTCCTAAACCTCGCCCCGGCTACCAGCTCCCAGAGCCCAAcggctgcagctcctctctggtTGGATTCCAG CTTGACCTGGGGATCCCTGCTATGACAAAGTGCTGTGACAAACTGGACATGTGCTATGACACTTGCGGGGCAAGCAAAAACGACTGTGATTCTGAGTTTCGCCTGTGTGTGCATGGCATCTGCTCCGACTTAAAGAAGAGTCTGGGCTTTGTGTCCAAGGTCCAAG CCTGTGAATCAATGGCAGACGCCCTGCACAGCACAGTGGGGACTCTGGGATGCAGGCCTTACATGAACAGCCAGAGGGCGGCGTGTGTCTgcgagggagaggagagggatgaACTGTGA
- the pla2g12b gene encoding group XIIB secretory phospholipase A2-like protein isoform X1, with translation MLLRTVLLLTLCVSTGMCATLGHYLVQVKEEEALAVESVTHGVVEAASVSTAEDVAHSDPKEDDPPAEEEHVAPSDPKEEDPPVKKEDVAPADPEEDDSPANEELVALADPKEDDSPANEELVALADPKEDDSPAEEEHVALADPKEEDQSTNEEHVAPADPKADDPQVDEEPEANTNVGDNPAAGEPEVDVPEADGAAAEEPETGSDEAARDAPAVETLTEDEGEAVPQDPTSPPEAEEDNNIKPVQTEPSQTAEEEEEEKEEEENSWGFNSIRNSFQSMHGYFSSLVELAGGRDGVCQYRCKYGGIPKPRPGYQLPEPNGCSSSLVGFQVNDALDLGIPAMTKCCDKLDMCYDTCGASKNDCDSEFRLCVHGICSDLKKSLGFVSKVQACESMADALHSTVGTLGCRPYMNSQRAACVCEGEERDEL, from the exons ATGCTGCTCCGGACTGTGCTTCTGCTCACCTTATGTGTGTCCACAGGCATGTGTGCCACTTTAGGCCACTACCTGGTTCAAGtcaaggaggaggaggctctTGCTGTGGAGTCTGTCACTCATGGGGTTGTGGAAGCTGCATCTGTAAGCACAGCTGAAGATGTAGCTCATTCAGATCCAAAAGAAGATGATCCacctgcagaggaagaacaTGTAGCTCCTTCAGATCCCAAAGAAGAGGATCCACCTGTGAAAAAGGAAGATGTAGCTCCTGCAGATCCTGAAGAAGATGATTCACCTGCGAATGAAGAACTTGTAGCTCTGGCAGATCCCAAAGAAGATGATTCACCTGCGAATGAAGAACTTGTAGCTCTGGCAGATCCCAAAGAAGATGATTCACCTGCGGAAGAGGAACATGTAGCTCTGGCAGATCCCAAAGAAGAGGATCAATCTACGAATGAGGAACATGTAGCTCCTGCAGATCCAAAAGCTGATGATCCACAGGTGGATGAGGAACCTGAAGCAAATACCAATGTTGGGGACAACCCAGCAGCTGGGGAACCAGAAGTGGATGTCCCTGAAGCAGAtggtgcagcagcagaagagcCAGAGACAGGCAGTGATGAGGCTGCTCGAGACGCCCCTGCTGTGGAAACTCTTACTGAAGATGAAGGTGAAGCAGTCCCCCAAGATCCAACTTCTCCTCCTGAGGCAGAGGAGGACAACAACATCAAACCAGTCCAGACAGAGCCGTCCCAGAccgcagaagaagaagaagaagaaaaagaagaagaagaaaacagctGGGGCTTCAACTCAATTAGAAACAGTTTTCAGTCTATGCATGGATACTTCAGCTCCCTGGTGGAGCTTGCGGGGGGACGCGATGGTGTGTGTCAGTACCGCTGCAAATATG gAGGGATTCCTAAACCTCGCCCCGGCTACCAGCTCCCAGAGCCCAAcggctgcagctcctctctggtTGGATTCCAGGTGAATGACGCT CTTGACCTGGGGATCCCTGCTATGACAAAGTGCTGTGACAAACTGGACATGTGCTATGACACTTGCGGGGCAAGCAAAAACGACTGTGATTCTGAGTTTCGCCTGTGTGTGCATGGCATCTGCTCCGACTTAAAGAAGAGTCTGGGCTTTGTGTCCAAGGTCCAAG CCTGTGAATCAATGGCAGACGCCCTGCACAGCACAGTGGGGACTCTGGGATGCAGGCCTTACATGAACAGCCAGAGGGCGGCGTGTGTCTgcgagggagaggagagggatgaACTGTGA